One genomic window of Dunckerocampus dactyliophorus isolate RoL2022-P2 chromosome 7, RoL_Ddac_1.1, whole genome shotgun sequence includes the following:
- the scap gene encoding sterol regulatory element-binding protein cleavage-activating protein, translated as MCFKLLLNRKVRTINCENEDLRVHYEPSLGSVSLSFSSLNASQRLLHAHPVRPHGRELTPSTRMTLREQLREKISAAFYRHGLLCATYPVPIILFTSASILTCCYPLLRLPLPGTGPVEFTTGVRDYSVPSHEPVGDLAEWPDWYEGPPVAYIQQVLVKAAVSPWDNSLVPVDVFRSPLGQVFSLLDEIRNHVHADGSGLRSLESLCLQVTDLLPGLRRMRSVLPEHGCLLISPANYWQNQRELFDSDPNPLKTIQMHEPKGLHTSATLRDLLFGVPGKHTGVSHYNRKRVVTYTITMVLSSYHARFLSSLRSRLKHLHPSNCSLKEERMVHVHFKEEIGVAELIPLVSTYIILFAYIYFSTRKIDLVKSKWGLALAAVVTVLSSLLMSVGLCTLFGLTPTLNGGEIFPYLVVVIGLENVLVLTKSVVSTPVDLEVKLRIAQGLSNESWSIMKNMATELGIILIGYFTFVPAIQEFCLFAVVGLVSDFFLQMFFFTTVLSIDIRRMELVDLHRHMPPVKPGPQRVRPPPRPSPHTINLHTHRPLRPPKRLRLAYFLARTRLAQRIIMVSTVIWIGILVYTDPAGLRTYLAAQVSEQSTLGNPGGGGLNPHLEVAPVFRGGDPTSTLTERWVPDPTPLPDSQPQGHPGSKEEPLLQPPPAVPQITWGSGDEEVWRKLSFRHWPSLFSYYNITLAKRYISILPVIPVTLHLSPQEAIEARHPQDTQHPLPPIPKVTDLQTDLTLYKVAALGLAAGVLLVLLLFCLYRVLCPRNYGQRDRRRRRRGELPCDGYGYGPPVSEISPLLLSGHMMDIECLASDGMLLASCCLAGQIRVWDALTGDCLTVIPKLGSVSWDASTVAPNLDDSSAEGCDVSEDEGHLLRHRSSRFEGQLDMTPLIDINFSPPPCPHTSLPSRGGFDFGSLVATVYREHKSPSPSAYFCPSSPPLTRTLHSRPSLVEAAAPPPTHDMSVMEGSVWAMEFSGTLIAVGRSNGVLELWDGVEGCLCCSNDGGASGITALVFLDNRIVAARLNGSLDFFSVDVNKPLLHLRGAAGRGSEDAISCTLTRSVQCAHQKPITVLRAAAGRVVTGSHDHTVRVYRLEDSCCLFTLQGHSGGITAIYIDQTMALASGGQDGAICLWDVLSGNRVHHVYGHRGDVTSLVCTTLCVISSGLEDLICVWDRNTAIKLYSIQQEAGCGASLGLISESLLVTGGLGCVSFWDLNYGDLIQTVYLGPSSDGQGVRQLLVLDNTAIVCDFGSELSLVYVPSVLEKLD; from the exons ATGTGTTTTAAGCTGTTGTTGAACAGGAAAGTAAGGACAATAAATTGTGAAAATGAAGACTTGCGTGTCCATTATGAGCCATCACTAGGAAGCGTCTCCTTGTCTTTCAGCTCACTGAATGCCTCGCAACGTCTGCTCCATGCCCACCCTGTGCGCCCCCATGGCCGGGAGTTGACCCCGTCCACCAGGATGACGCTGCGCGAGCAGCTGAGGGAGAAGATCTCGGCGGCTTTCTACCGCCACGGATTGTTGTGTGCCACCTACCCAGTGCCCATCATCCTCTTCACCTCGGCCAGCATCCTCACCTGCTG CTATCCTCTATTGAGGCTCCCTCTGCCCGGGACGGGTCCTGTGGAGTTTACCACCGGGGTGCGAGACTACAGCGTCCCTTCCCATGAGCCTGTGGGAGACCTGGCAGAGTGGCCTGACTGG TATGAAGGACCACCAGTGGCCTACATCCAGCAAGTGTTGGTCAAGGCAGCCGTGTCTCCGTGGGACAACAGCTTGGTGCCAGTGGACGTCTTTCGCTCGCCGCTGGGCCAAGTCTTCAGCCTGCTGGATGAGATCCGCAACCACGTGCACgccgacgg CTCAGGTCTTCGCAGTCTGGAGTCCCTGTGCCTCCAAGTGACAGACTTGTTGCCTGGGCTACGGCGGATGCGGTCGGTACTGCCGGAGCACGGCTGCCTGCTCATCTCTCCCGCCAACTACTGGCAGAACCAACGGGAGCTGTTCGACTCTGACCCCAATCCCCTCAAGACCATCCAGATGCACGAACCCAAAGGGCTGCACACGTCAGCCACGCTGAGAG ACCTGCTGTTTGGCGTTCCGGGGAAGCACACAGGCGTGAGTCACTACAACAGGAAGAGGGTGGTGACATACACCATCACCATGGTGCTGTCCAGCTACCATGCAAG GTTCCTTAGCAGCCTTCGATCTCGCCTGAAGCATCTCCACCCGTCCAACTGCAGCCTGAAGGAAGAGCGCATGGTCCATGTGCACTTCAAGGAGGAGATCGGCGTGGCAGAGCTCATCCCCCTGGTGTCCACATACATCATCCTCTTCGCCTACATCTACTTCTCCACAC GTAAGATCGACCTGGTGAAGTCCAAGTGGGGTCTGGCTCTGGCTGCTGTGGTCACGGTGCTCAGCTCCCTGCTCATGTCTGTGGGACTGTGCACACTCTTCGGCCTGACGCCCACGCTCAATGGAGG GGAGATCTTCCCATACCTGGTGGTAGTGATTGGCCTGGAGAATGTCTTGGTCCTCACCAAGTCTGTAGTGTCCACGCCAGTTGACCTGGAGGTCAAACTGCGCATCGCTCAGG GCCTGAGTAACGAGAGCTGGTCCATCATGAAGAACATGGCCACTGAGCTGGGCATTATCCTCATTGGATACTTTACATTCGTGCCAGCAATCCAG GAGTTCTGTTTGTTCGCTGTCGTGGGTCTGGTGTCTGACTTCTTCCTGCAGATGTTCTTCTTCACCACCGTGCTGTCCATAGACATTCGTCGCATggag CTGGTTGACCTGCACAGGCACATGCCCCCGGTCAAGCCCGGCCCACAGCGAGTGCGCCCTCCCCCACGGCCCTCCCCTCACACCATCAACCTGCACACCCATAGGCCTCTGCGCCCACCCAAGCGGCTGCGACTGGCCTACTTCCTGGCTCGCACGCGCCTGGCTCAGCGCATCATCATG GTCAGCACTGTGATCTGGATCGGAATTCTTGTCTATACCGACCCAGCTGGACTGCGCACCTACCTGGCTGCACAGGTGTCTGAGCAAAGCACTCTGGGAAACCCCGGAGGCGGAGGCCTGAACCCCCACCTGGAGGTGGCCCCCGTCTTTCGTGGAGGAGATCCGACCAGCACCCTCACTGAGCGTTGGGTGCCGGACCCGACACCGTTACCTGACAGCCAACCACAGGGACACCCTGGCTCCAAGGAAGAGCCCCTCCTGCAGCCTCCACCCGCTGTACCCCAGATTACATGGGGGTCTGGAGACGAAGAAGTATGGAGGAAGTTGTCTTTCAGACACTGGCCTTCACTCTTCAGCTACTACAACATCACGTTAGCTAAGAG GTACATCAGCATCCTGCCCGTCATCCCTGTCACCCTTCACCTGAGCCCCCAGGAAGCCATCGAGGCGCGGCACCCTCAGGACACCCAGCACCCTCTGCCACCCATTCCCAAGGTCACGGATCTTCAGACGGACCTGACGCTCTACAA GGTGGCGGCTCTGGGCCTGGCGGCCGGCGTCCTGCTGGTCTTGCTGCTCTTCTGCCTCTACCGAGTTCTTTGCCCACGCAACTACGGTCAGAGGGACCGGCGCCGCCGCCGCCGAGGGGAACTGCCCTGTGACGGCTACGGTTATGGGCCGCCTGTCAGCGAGATCTCACCGCTACTGCTGAGCGGCCACATGATG GACATCGAGTGTCTGGCCAGTGACGGGATGTTGCTGGCGAGCTGCTGCCTGGCCGGACAGATTCGGGTGTGGGACGCTCTGACGGGGGACTGCTTGACTGTCATCCCCAAACTCGG AAGTGTCTCCTGGGACGCTTCCACTGTGGCGCCCAACTTGGACGATTCTAGTGCTGAAGGTTGCGATGTCTCAGAGGATGAGGGCCACTTGTTAAGGCACCGCTCATCTCGCTTCGAAGGCCAGCTTGATATGACGCCGCTCATCGACATCAACTTCTCCCCGCCACCCTGCCCTCACACCTCGCTGCCCAGCAGGGGGGGCTTTGATTTTGGCAGCCTGGTGGCGACGGTCTATAGGGAGCACAAGTCGCCATCACCATCCGCCTACTTCTGTCCCTCCTCGCCGCCCTTAACCAGGACACTCCACAGTCGGCCTTCCCTGGTGGAGGCCGCTGCTCCTCCCCCCACCCATGACATGAGTGTCATGGAAGGATCGGTGTGGGCCATGGAGTTCAGTGGGACTCTAATCGCTGTGGGGCGGAGCAACGGCGTTCTTGAG CTGTGGGATGGTGTGGAGGGATGTTTATGCTGCAGCAATGACGGCGGCGCCTCTGGAATCACAGCTCTCGTCTTCCTGGACAACAG AATCGTGGCGGCGCGTCTCAATGGCTCGTTGGATTTCTTCAGCGTGGACGTTAACAAACCTTTGCTTCATCTCCGAG GCGCTGCGGGTCGAGGGTCCGAGGACGCCATCAGCTGCACGCTGACACGCTCGGTGCAGTGTGCTCACCAGAAGCCCATCACGGTGTTGCGAGCCGCCGCCGGCAGGGTGGTCACCGGCAGCCACGATCACACCGTCAGG GTTTACCGTCTGGAGGATTCGTGCTGCCTCTTCACCCTGCAAGGTCATTCGGGGGGGATCACCGCCATTTACATCGACCAg ACCATGGCTCTGGCGAGCGGCGGCCAGGATGGGGCCATCTGCCTGTGGGACGTCCTGAGTGGCAACCGTGTCCACCATGTTTACGGGCACCGCGGCGATGTCACCTCGCTGGTGTGCACCACATTGTGTGTCATCAGCTCGGGGCTGGAGGACCTCATCTGTGTTTGGGACCGCAACACGGCAATCAAACTCTACTCCATCCAGCAG GAAGCAGGCTGCGGCGCCAGTCTGGGTCTCATCTCAGAGTCTCTGCTGGTGACAGGTGGCCTGGGCTGCGTCTCCTTTTGGGACTTGAACTACGGCGACCTCATCCAGACGGTCTACTTGGGTCCGAGCAGCGACGGGCAGGGCGTGCGGCAGCTGCTGGTGCTCGACAACACCGCCATTGTGTGCGACTTTGGCAGCGAGCTGAGTCTGGTCTATGTACCCTCGGTCCTGGAAAAACTGGACTGA